In the Schaalia hyovaginalis genome, CGAAATAGGTATCGTCCAGCGCGGGCACCGCCGGCGGCCGTTCCATCAGCCAATTCTTGTCGGTCAGCATGCGCGCGACCGCCAGACCGATGCCGATGCCGACGATGGTGAAGACCACGGTGAAGAGCGCCGTGAGCGCCAAGAGCATCTGCCCGTCATTGAGATAGGTGAGCGAGCGGTACAGGGGCACGCCCGGAATCATGATGACAACGGCGGGGACCGACAGCGTCACGCGGGAGAACTTCGTCCGGTTGGCCGCGGCATTCGCCAGCAGCCCGGCCGCCAGAGCGGCGAGGGCCACGGCGGCCGGTACTGACATCCCGAACTCATTGACGAGTCCGAGACGACCGGTGTTGATGATCGCGCCGATGAGCGACGCGACCGCCGCCACCCTGCGCGGAGAGTTGAACAGCATGGCGAAGCCGAAGGAGGCCACGAAGCTCGTGAGGAAGCGCAGCGTGTAGAGCAGCCACGGGGCGAGCACGTAGGAGTACTCCGGCGTCACCGACCAGTGGAACACGGAGGAGACCGCCCAGGTCGCGACGCCCGCGGAGAGGATGAGCATGAACACGTAGGTCAGGCGGGCGATACCGCCCTGGAAGTCATGACGGACGAGATCGATGATGCCCGTCACCAGCGGGAAGCCCGGAACCAGGAAGAGCATCGCGGAGATGAACCCCGCCTGGTGCGTCGGTTCGAGACCGAGGAAGTGCTGAGCCGGCGCCACCAGAAGGATGTAAACGAGTGCGGCGAGCGCACCGCACGTCATCCACACGCCGAAGTGGTTCATCCGGCGATGCAGCATCTGCCTGCGCAGGGCCTGCCCGAAGAATGCCGCCACGGCCACCGCCGAGCACTCGACCCAGCCGCCCGAATTGAGGAAGGCGAATGCGGCGCAGGCGAGCCCCGAAGCCGCTGCGTTGGGGAACCAGTCGTACAGGGGGCCGATCTTCTCGATGTCGTCGAGGGCGGCATCCACCTCTTCGACACGCGCCGAGGAGCCGTCGAGGGAGGCGACGAAGTTGGTGAGTCGATCGATGCGATCGG is a window encoding:
- a CDS encoding threonine/serine ThrE exporter family protein gives rise to the protein MTDKNPDSAQSCEDGALEDYSAALHSQAHDRLAHQSRVVLRLGQMLLASGASAYRVKASMATVAKAVGIAEHQAQVTFTEIIATSYANGTFRTGLAEQRTMGINADRIDRLTNFVASLDGSSARVEEVDAALDDIEKIGPLYDWFPNAAASGLACAAFAFLNSGGWVECSAVAVAAFFGQALRRQMLHRRMNHFGVWMTCGALAALVYILLVAPAQHFLGLEPTHQAGFISAMLFLVPGFPLVTGIIDLVRHDFQGGIARLTYVFMLILSAGVATWAVSSVFHWSVTPEYSYVLAPWLLYTLRFLTSFVASFGFAMLFNSPRRVAAVASLIGAIINTGRLGLVNEFGMSVPAAVALAALAAGLLANAAANRTKFSRVTLSVPAVVIMIPGVPLYRSLTYLNDGQMLLALTALFTVVFTIVGIGIGLAVARMLTDKNWLMERPPAVPALDDTYFE